In a genomic window of Procambarus clarkii isolate CNS0578487 chromosome 12, FALCON_Pclarkii_2.0, whole genome shotgun sequence:
- the LOC138363993 gene encoding uncharacterized protein: MKSEVQAMKSEVQAMKSEVQAMKSEVQVMKSEVQAMKSEVQAMKSEVQAMKSEVQAMKSEVQAMKSEVQAMKSEVQAVKSEVQAMKSEVQAMKSEVQVMKSEVQAMKSEVQAMKSEVQAMKSEVQAMKSEVQAMKSEVQAMKSEVQAMKSEVQAMKSEVQAMKSEVQAMKSEVQAMKSEVQAMKSEVQAMKSEVQAMKSEVQAMKSEVQVMKSEVQAMKSEVQAMKSEVQAMKSEVQAMKSEGSSYEK; this comes from the coding sequence ATGAAAAGTGAGGTTCAAGCTATGAAAAGTGAGGTTCAAGCTATGAAAAGTGAGGTTCAAGCTATGAAAAGTGAGGTTCAAGTTATGAAAAGTGAGGTTCAAGCTATGAAAAGTGAGGTTCAAGCTATGAAAAGTGAGGTTCAAGCTATGAAAAGTGAGGTTCAAGCTATGAAAAGTGAGGTTCAAGCTATGAAAAGTGAGGTTCAAGCTATGAAAAGTGAGGTTCAAGCTGTGAAAAGTGAGGTTCAAGCTATGAAAAGTGAGGTTCAAGCTATGAAAAGTGAGGTTCAAGTTATGAAAAGTGAGGTTCAAGCTATGAAAAGTGAGGTTCAAGCTATGAAAAGTGAGGTTCAAGCTATGAAAAGTGAGGTTCAAGCTATGAAAAGTGAGGTTCAAGCTATGAAAAGTGAGGTTCAAGCTATGAAAAGTGAGGTTCAAGCTATGAAAAGTGAGGTTCAAGCTATGAAAAGTGAGGTTCAAGCTATGAAAAGTGAGGTTCAAGCTATGAAAAGTGAGGTTCAAGCTATGAAAAGTGAGGTTCAAGCTATGAAAAGTGAGGTTCAAGCTATGAAAAGTGAGGTTCAAGCTATGAAAAGTGAGGTTCAAGCTATGAAAAGTGAGGTTCAAGTTATGAAAAGTGAGGTTCAAGCTATGAAAAGTGAGGTTCAAGCTATGAAAAGTGAGGTTCAAGCTATGAAAAGTGAGGTTCAAGCTATGAAAAGTGAGGGTTCAAGCTATGAAAAGTGA